A DNA window from Candidatus Omnitrophota bacterium contains the following coding sequences:
- a CDS encoding secondary thiamine-phosphate synthase enzyme YjbQ, translated as MKSYTQYLWFDTEKRRQIINITGQIQQAVKESAVKEGLCLVNAMHITASVFINDDEPGLHSDIMRWVDSLAPEGIDRYRHNLTGEDNADAHLKRTIMGREAVVAVTRSALDLGPWEQIFYYEFDGKRKKRVLVKIIGQ; from the coding sequence ATGAAATCCTACACCCAATACCTATGGTTTGATACCGAAAAACGCCGGCAAATAATCAACATAACCGGACAGATACAGCAGGCTGTTAAGGAAAGCGCGGTTAAAGAAGGGCTTTGCCTCGTAAATGCCATGCATATAACTGCCTCGGTTTTTATTAATGATGATGAGCCGGGGCTTCACAGCGACATTATGCGATGGGTTGACAGCCTTGCTCCGGAAGGAATTGACAGATACAGACACAATCTTACTGGTGAGGATAATGCCGACGCGCACCTAAAGAGAACTATTATGGGCAGGGAGGCGGTTGTCGCGGTAACAAGGTCTGCCCTGGATTTAGGGCCATGGGAACAAATCTTTTATTACGAGTTTGACGGAAAAAGAAAAAAGAGGGTATTGGTAAAGATAATTGGCCAGTAA
- a CDS encoding flavodoxin family protein → MAKVLIVYYSRTGNTKKMAQLIGEGLKAQGHNAVIKETDKVCLDDLKSADGIIIGSPTYYGGMAGHIKILLDESVKFHGSLDGKPGAAFSTAVNIAGGSETTILDILNAMLIHGMIIQGDPSGSHYGPVSIGAPDERARAQCQRFAQRFARLLVMACK, encoded by the coding sequence ATGGCCAAGGTCTTGATTGTATATTATTCGCGGACAGGCAATACGAAGAAGATGGCGCAACTTATCGGTGAGGGCCTGAAAGCGCAGGGGCATAATGCTGTTATCAAAGAAACGGATAAAGTTTGTTTGGATGATTTAAAATCCGCGGATGGTATTATAATCGGTTCGCCTACTTATTACGGAGGCATGGCAGGGCACATCAAAATACTGCTTGACGAATCAGTAAAATTTCATGGCAGCCTTGATGGAAAACCTGGCGCCGCATTTTCCACCGCGGTAAACATCGCCGGGGGCAGTGAAACGACGATACTTGATATACTGAATGCGATGCTTATACACGGAATGATCATACAAGGCGATCCGTCAGGCAGTCATTACGGCCCGGTTTCCATTGGCGCTCCCGACGAAAGAGCGCGGGCCCAATGCCAGAGATTCGCCCAGAGGTTCGCGCGATTATTAGTTATGGCCTGCAAATGA
- a CDS encoding NAD(P)H-hydrate dehydratase: protein MNNTKFKIPKRIADTHKGDYGHILIVAGSAGMTGAAYLACEAAMISGCGLVTLAIPESLDAFMAVKLIEAMTMALPETSQKSLSRGAHGRIMRFCRSKASCVLIGPGVSRNNDTQYLMRRLIRDIRVPMVIDADAINALAGHLSCLDGKSDIVITPHPGEMAGLICCQSASVNKDKINVAKKFATEYNVTTVLKGHGTIVASAKGELFRNNTGNPGMASAGCGDVLSGIISALLASGMPSFEAARLGVYAHGLAGDLAAKETGEISLRARDIIRYLPRVFKKIYG, encoded by the coding sequence ATGAATAATACTAAATTCAAAATTCCAAAAAGAATAGCCGATACCCATAAGGGGGATTACGGGCACATATTGATTGTGGCAGGTTCCGCGGGCATGACAGGAGCCGCGTACTTAGCCTGTGAGGCTGCCATGATTTCCGGCTGCGGGCTTGTGACGCTTGCCATACCGGAAAGCCTTGACGCTTTCATGGCCGTAAAATTGATAGAAGCTATGACAATGGCTCTGCCTGAAACAAGCCAAAAGTCATTGTCACGCGGTGCCCACGGCCGCATAATGCGTTTTTGCCGCAGTAAGGCGTCATGTGTTTTGATAGGGCCTGGTGTTTCGCGAAATAATGATACCCAATATTTAATGAGGCGGCTAATCAGGGACATTAGGGTTCCTATGGTTATTGATGCCGACGCTATTAATGCCTTGGCAGGGCATTTGTCCTGCCTTGATGGAAAAAGCGATATTGTGATAACACCCCATCCGGGCGAAATGGCAGGCCTTATCTGCTGCCAAAGCGCGTCTGTAAACAAAGATAAAATAAATGTTGCAAAAAAATTTGCCACCGAATATAATGTAACAACTGTTTTAAAAGGCCATGGGACAATAGTTGCTTCTGCCAAAGGGGAACTGTTCAGAAACAATACTGGCAACCCGGGTATGGCGTCGGCCGGCTGTGGCGATGTTCTTTCGGGTATAATATCAGCCCTGTTAGCATCAGGTATGCCAAGTTTTGAGGCGGCCAGGCTTGGGGTTTACGCGCACGGCTTAGCAGGCGATCTCGCGGCAAAAGAAACAGGCGAGATATCCTTAAGGGCAAGAGATATTATAAGGTATTTGCCGCGGGTGTTTAAAAAAATTTACGGTTAG
- the acpS gene encoding holo-ACP synthase encodes MIIGAGVDIIEISRIRNAARKWKQGFLKKIFTDKELEYSTEKISSYQHLAARFAAKEAVLKALGSGLTSRMEWKDIEVWNEPSGKPNIRLTGEVKRLSNNMQVKDIVISMSHTRTYAIANVILVK; translated from the coding sequence ATGATTATAGGCGCCGGTGTGGATATTATTGAAATATCAAGGATAAGGAACGCCGCCAGGAAATGGAAACAGGGTTTTTTGAAAAAGATTTTTACCGATAAAGAATTGGAATATTCAACTGAAAAGATTTCATCGTATCAGCATCTGGCCGCCCGTTTCGCGGCAAAGGAAGCTGTGTTAAAGGCCTTAGGCAGCGGGCTTACAAGCAGGATGGAGTGGAAGGATATAGAGGTTTGGAACGAGCCTTCTGGTAAGCCGAATATCCGCCTTACCGGTGAGGTAAAACGGCTTAGCAATAATATGCAGGTCAAGGATATAGTAATAAGCATGTCTCATACGCGCACCTATGCTATTGCTAATGTCATATTGGTGAAATGA
- a CDS encoding pyridoxine 5'-phosphate synthase — MPKLGVNIDHIATLRQARRENFPDPVKAARVCELSGADSIVCHLRSDRRHINDDDLHRLRKSVRSRLNLEMSISPEILRAAVLVRPDQATIVPEKRRELTTEGGLDVFGQKLKVARVVKMLKQNDIVVNLFIDPEKRQIEASREIGADFVELHTGRYANAADAAARLEELRKIRAAVLFGKKIGLGINAGHGLDYQNVTRIAKISCIEELNIGFSIIAASLFIGLSEAVKEMKRIIN, encoded by the coding sequence ATGCCAAAGTTAGGCGTTAACATTGACCATATCGCGACATTGAGGCAGGCGCGCAGAGAAAATTTTCCCGATCCTGTCAAGGCGGCGCGCGTGTGCGAATTATCAGGAGCCGACAGCATTGTTTGCCATTTGCGTTCCGACAGAAGGCATATAAATGATGATGACCTGCACAGATTGAGAAAATCCGTCAGAAGCCGGCTTAACCTTGAGATGTCAATATCGCCAGAGATATTGCGTGCGGCTGTTTTAGTAAGGCCTGATCAGGCCACAATAGTTCCCGAAAAACGCAGAGAACTTACGACCGAAGGAGGACTGGATGTCTTTGGGCAAAAACTTAAGGTAGCCAGGGTCGTGAAAATGTTGAAACAGAATGACATTGTTGTAAACCTATTTATTGACCCTGAAAAGAGGCAGATAGAGGCATCGCGCGAAATAGGGGCTGATTTTGTGGAACTGCATACCGGAAGATATGCTAATGCCGCAGACGCGGCAGCCAGATTAGAGGAATTACGTAAGATCAGGGCCGCGGTATTATTCGGTAAAAAAATAGGGCTTGGAATCAACGCGGGCCATGGCCTTGACTATCAAAATGTCACGCGGATAGCAAAGATATCCTGCATTGAGGAACTAAACATAGGTTTTTCAATTATTGCCGCCTCGCTTTTTATAGGTTTGAGCGAGGCTGTCAAAGAGATGAAGAGAATAATCAATTAG
- the glmM gene encoding phosphoglucosamine mutase → MTTVFGTDGIRGKVGVYPLTEDMIYHIGRAAAMFAIEKNAHKRKRQRISVAKDTRASADMFETQLVKGILSCGVDVVKFGVMTTPCAAFVAKKLNHDMAVIISASHNGVEDNGIKFFSSKGYKLTLEEEARMDSLIKTLSLSKPEQDKNTLAPENTAGAADYKQGEIKEEYGAISAYADLLKGIIADNDISGYKIAVDCAFGAVSNIIPEIAQRLGLDMYCINNTPDGMNINDRSGSLHPEAVSRYVLDNGLDCGFALDGDGDRVILCDEKGQIIDGDFILAIISKYLYQKGLLNKNSIATTHMSNLGLEIAVSQWGGRVIKTEVGDKYVLDKMSKAKLNLGGEQSGHIVLLDHSTTGDGLLAGLFTLKIMAQEKKPLSQLASHMYKFPQILLNVDVAGKIPIDELSDTKKVIQKAEKKLGSKGRLYIRYSGTENKLRIMVEGQDSLEIKEVANDIAAAAKEELDAKVRR, encoded by the coding sequence ATGACTACAGTGTTTGGAACGGACGGCATTAGAGGTAAGGTCGGGGTTTATCCTCTTACGGAAGACATGATTTACCATATAGGCAGGGCCGCGGCGATGTTCGCGATTGAGAAGAACGCGCATAAACGCAAGAGGCAGCGCATATCTGTGGCAAAAGATACGCGGGCTTCCGCGGATATGTTTGAAACCCAGCTGGTAAAGGGGATATTGTCCTGCGGCGTTGATGTCGTGAAATTCGGGGTCATGACAACGCCCTGCGCGGCTTTTGTTGCCAAAAAGCTTAATCATGACATGGCGGTAATAATATCAGCTTCCCATAATGGCGTGGAAGACAATGGAATAAAATTTTTTTCATCCAAAGGCTATAAACTTACCCTTGAGGAAGAGGCGCGGATGGATAGTCTCATAAAGACATTGTCATTATCCAAACCCGAGCAGGACAAGAATACCCTGGCCCCCGAAAACACGGCGGGGGCGGCTGATTACAAGCAGGGTGAGATAAAAGAAGAATACGGCGCTATCTCCGCCTATGCCGACTTGCTTAAGGGCATTATCGCGGACAATGATATAAGCGGATATAAAATCGCGGTTGATTGCGCGTTCGGAGCTGTATCAAACATTATACCGGAAATCGCGCAAAGGCTCGGTTTGGACATGTATTGCATTAATAATACTCCGGATGGAATGAATATAAACGACCGGAGCGGTTCACTGCATCCCGAGGCTGTATCCCGATATGTTCTTGATAACGGCTTAGACTGCGGTTTCGCTCTTGACGGCGACGGCGACAGGGTAATATTATGTGATGAAAAAGGGCAGATTATTGACGGAGATTTTATTTTAGCCATTATATCAAAATATCTTTACCAGAAAGGCTTATTAAACAAAAATTCCATTGCGACTACTCATATGAGCAATCTGGGCCTTGAAATTGCCGTAAGCCAATGGGGCGGCAGGGTAATAAAGACCGAGGTCGGGGACAAGTATGTTCTGGACAAGATGTCCAAGGCAAAGCTTAACCTTGGAGGCGAACAGTCAGGGCATATAGTGCTTTTAGACCATTCCACAACCGGCGACGGCCTGCTGGCAGGGCTTTTTACGCTAAAGATAATGGCCCAGGAAAAGAAGCCTCTTAGCCAGCTTGCCAGCCATATGTATAAGTTTCCTCAAATCCTGCTTAATGTGGATGTGGCCGGAAAGATACCGATAGACGAATTATCTGATACAAAAAAAGTTATACAAAAAGCGGAAAAAAAACTCGGTTCAAAAGGCAGGCTTTATATACGCTATTCGGGCACCGAAAATAAGCTTAGGATAATGGTAGAAGGCCAGGACAGCCTGGAGATAAAAGAGGTCGCTAATGATATTGCCGCGGCCGCAAAGGAAGAACTGGATGCCAAAGTTAGGCGTTAA
- a CDS encoding YbbR-like domain-containing protein: MKFIKNIILNNFFIKLISLVLALFAWSYIGGQLYKESLGRETDTASLSMVDISGEDIVVKKLPIYAKIMGEPAQDYKLVLSRISVRPSYSVIAGPADTINNLTYISTEPINVQGRNNSFKGQAKIADIPGCKVNYEGSVKVTIPISRARKR, encoded by the coding sequence GTGAAGTTTATAAAAAATATCATACTGAATAATTTTTTTATTAAGCTTATATCCCTAGTCCTCGCGTTATTTGCGTGGAGTTATATAGGCGGGCAGCTGTATAAGGAAAGCCTGGGCAGGGAAACCGATACGGCTTCATTATCTATGGTTGATATCTCCGGGGAGGATATTGTAGTGAAAAAACTTCCTATCTACGCGAAAATCATGGGTGAACCCGCGCAGGATTACAAACTTGTATTAAGCAGGATATCGGTCAGGCCATCATATTCTGTTATCGCGGGGCCTGCCGATACCATAAACAATCTTACATATATTTCCACGGAGCCTATAAATGTTCAGGGCAGGAACAACAGCTTTAAAGGCCAGGCAAAGATAGCTGATATTCCTGGCTGTAAAGTCAACTACGAGGGTTCTGTCAAAGTAACAATACCCATTAGCAGGGCCAGAAAGAGGTAA
- the cdaA gene encoding diadenylate cyclase CdaA produces MLDYIASIWKPFLEIAILWLAFYAILVFIKETRAFQVLKGLVIFLLVIVVTMTFLSQRMGLYTLNWIIEKFFAVLIFAFLVIFHPELRQGLARIGEKGLFKGFAIEGHVISEIVRAAFFLSSKKVGAIISIERTTSLKPYTETGTTLDGCVSQELLSTIFIPNTPLHDGSVIIRLDRIVAAGCLLPLSDNPKISKGLGTRHRAAIGLTEETDAIAIVVSEETGSVSLAISGRLTRDLNEEGLERVLINLCHPVKHKRKAPVRFFRRKKEPKA; encoded by the coding sequence ATGTTGGATTATATAGCGAGTATATGGAAACCGTTTTTAGAGATAGCTATACTTTGGCTGGCGTTCTACGCAATATTAGTTTTTATCAAAGAGACCAGGGCATTCCAGGTATTAAAGGGCCTCGTCATATTTTTACTTGTGATAGTTGTGACCATGACGTTTCTTTCCCAGCGCATGGGCCTCTACACGCTTAATTGGATAATTGAAAAATTTTTTGCTGTTTTAATTTTTGCTTTTTTAGTCATATTCCATCCCGAGCTAAGGCAAGGCCTGGCCCGTATAGGGGAAAAAGGCTTATTTAAGGGGTTTGCCATTGAAGGCCATGTAATAAGCGAGATTGTGCGTGCCGCCTTTTTTCTATCAAGCAAAAAAGTAGGGGCCATCATATCAATTGAGCGGACTACGTCGCTTAAACCGTATACGGAGACAGGGACCACACTTGACGGTTGTGTCAGCCAGGAGCTTTTATCCACGATATTTATCCCAAATACTCCACTTCATGACGGCAGTGTTATCATACGCCTTGACAGGATTGTTGCAGCCGGATGCCTGTTACCTTTATCGGATAACCCTAAAATAAGCAAGGGCCTCGGAACCCGGCACAGGGCCGCTATCGGACTCACTGAAGAAACAGACGCCATTGCTATAGTTGTTTCGGAAGAGACAGGTTCCGTGTCGCTTGCCATAAGCGGCAGGCTTACTAGAGATTTAAACGAAGAAGGGCTTGAGCGCGTGCTTATTAATTTGTGCCATCCGGTTAAGCACAAAAGGAAAGCGCCTGTCAGGTTTTTTAGAAGGAAAAAAGAACCCAAGGCATAG